Within the Planctomycetia bacterium genome, the region CATCTCAGCGATATCACCGAAGACGATCTCGAATACCTCAAGCCGCTCAAGCTCCGCCGAGTCGGGCTCGCCGATATCAAGCTGACCGACTCCGGCCTCGCGCGGATCGAAGGAATCACTTCGATCGAGACGCTCTACCTAATGGAGAACCCGATCACCGACGCGGGCTTAGTGCATCTGCGCGGCATGACCAAGCTCAAGCTCTTGGCGATCGGCACGAGCAAGATCACCGATGCCGGAGTCGTACACCTTGCACCGTTGCAAAACCTCGAAGAGCTGCGATTGGATCGTACGGCGGTCACCGATGCCGGCCTGAAACACTTGACGAGTTTCACCAAGCTACAGCGGCTCAACCTCGAGGGCCTACGCGGCGTGCGCGATCTCGCGCCGCTGGCCGAGTGTAAGAGCCTCGTTTCGCTCAGCGTGCGCGGCACGAAAGTCGATGCCGCGCAAGTGGCGTCGCTGCAGAAGGCCCTGCCGAACTGTAAGATCGAATGGGACGCACCGAAAGACGCTCCTCAGCCTACGACTGCGAAACCGAAGCCGTAGGGTTCGGACCTCGCTGGAATCTCCCGTTTTCGCGTCGATTCGCGGCGGGCCAACCGTCGACGACCGGCCGATCGCCGCCTCGTTCGGCATTCCCCAATCTCGGGCGGCCGGCTACAATGCCGAATTCTTTCGCCGGGGGCTCGGCGAGCTAGTCGCGAGCCCGAACCGGCAAGCGTTTTCATTCCATTCGTAGCGAGATCCTCCGACCGTGTTACGCACCCACACATGCGGCCAGCTCCGCGCCGCCGACGTCGGCCAAGAAGTCACTCTTTGCGGTTGGGTCGATAGCTACCGCGACCACGGCCTGGGCTTGTTCATCGACCTGCGCGATCGCTACGGCAAGACGCAAGTCGTGTTCTCGACGAACCTCGACCCTGCGCTGCTCGAACTCTCGAAAACATTGCGGCAAGAGTGGGTCGTGAAGGTTGTGGGCAAGGTCTCGCCTCGGCCGGAAGGAACGACGAACCCGAAGCTGCCGACGGGCGAAGTCGAAATCCGCTGCACGACGATCACGGTGCTCAATCGGAGCTTGGTTCCGCCGTTTACGCCGGGCCAGCGAGACCTGCCGGGCGAAGACCTGCGCTTGAAGTATCGCTACCTCGATCTGCGCCGCGCAGAGATGCAGCAGACGCTCATCCTGCGGCATCGCATCGTGAAGACGATGCGCGACTACTTCGACGAGCACGACTTCCTCGAAATCGAAACGCCGATGCTCGGCCGGAGCACGCCGGAAGGGGCCCGCGATTATCTCGTTCCTTCTCGCGTGCATCCGGGCAAGTTCTACGCGCTGCCGCAATCGCCGCAGCTCTACAAACAAATTCTGATGATGGCCGGCTACGATCGCTATGTGCAGGTCGCCCGTTGCTTCCGCGACGAAGACTTGCGGGCCGATCGGCAACCGGAGTTCACGCAGCTCGACGTCGAGATGGCGTTCATCACGCAAGACGACATCATGGGGATCATCGAAGGCTTGGTCGGGCGCGTGGCGAAAGACGTGCTCAAGCTCGACGTCAAGCTGCCGCTCGCGCGAATGACTTACGACGAAGCGATGGAACGCTTCGGCCACGACGCGCCGGACCTCCGCTTCGGGCTCGAGATCGTCGACGCGACCGACTTGGCCGCGGCCTGCGACTTCCGCGTGTTCCGCGCTGCGGCCGATGCCGGCGAGAAGGTGCGTGGGCTCAATGCTAAGGGAGCCGCCGAAAAGTATTCTCGCAAAGCGATCGACGAAATCACGGAATGGGTGAAGCACGACTTCGGTTGCAAGGGAATGGCTTGGTTCAAGGTCGAAGCCGGCGGCACGCTCGCCT harbors:
- the aspS gene encoding aspartate--tRNA ligase, which encodes MLRTHTCGQLRAADVGQEVTLCGWVDSYRDHGLGLFIDLRDRYGKTQVVFSTNLDPALLELSKTLRQEWVVKVVGKVSPRPEGTTNPKLPTGEVEIRCTTITVLNRSLVPPFTPGQRDLPGEDLRLKYRYLDLRRAEMQQTLILRHRIVKTMRDYFDEHDFLEIETPMLGRSTPEGARDYLVPSRVHPGKFYALPQSPQLYKQILMMAGYDRYVQVARCFRDEDLRADRQPEFTQLDVEMAFITQDDIMGIIEGLVGRVAKDVLKLDVKLPLARMTYDEAMERFGHDAPDLRFGLEIVDATDLAAACDFRVFRAAADAGEKVRGLNAKGAAEKYSRKAIDEITEWVKHDFGCKGMAWFKVEAGGTLASPIAKNFKPEELAAIAARFQAEPGDFIVFIADKFDVTCKALYSLRKKFGVELKLYDPKAMHFSWIVEFPMFAWDEESKVWGAMHHPFTAPRPQDLEFLSTDPGRARAVAYDLVINGSEAGGGTIRIHDQETQSKVFGLLGIDEATAKERFGFLLDALQFGAPPHGGIALGVDRWIMLFGGLDNIRDCIAFPKTQKAADMMTEAPGNVDTKQLRELSIKVNQG